ATCTGCCTGTTTGATATAAGCATTAATTTGATAGACCGGATACCAATCGCTCAAAGAAGTTTCCAACACAAACGGACGTGGATCATCCACCACTCCGGGAGTGTTCAACGCAGCATCAATCAGTATCTGATTAACCTGCCGCCAGGGAATATCATAACCGATAGATACTTCCGAGTGAATAATCAGTCCATATTCACGCGCCGAAGTACTGTAGTTCACCGTATGAGACGACATGATAAATGAATTGGGAACAGTCACAACCTCATTTTTGGGAGTCCGGATACGGGTGACAAGAGGAGTCTTTTCGATGATATCACCTGTGGTATCATTCAATTTGATCCGGTCGCCCATCTTGAACGGACGCATATAAGTAATCACCAGTCCGGCAATAATATTACCGATAACCGTACTTGACCCGAGCGAAACGATCAATCCGACAAATACCGAAATACCCTGGAACACACCGGAATCGGAGCCGGGGAGATAAGGGTAAATCATCGCAATCATAAATGCATAGAGCAGGAAACGGGCGATATGGAAAGTCGGCATCGCCCAATCCGGGTAGAAGCCATTGATTTTGAGTCGCCCGGCTTCCACTTCACGTGCCAGATACAAGACGAGACGTACCAGGTACTTCACGGCATACCAGATGACGATGATGGTAAACAGTTTGGGCACATAGTCGATAATACCCACAAAGATACCGCGAATCGGATTCCATATATACCCCAACAGTTGATATGCCAGTCCTTCTGTCTGCGGGAAGATGATAAAAATCAACGGTACGGTAAACAGTAGCTGCAATCCCATCAGTATATACCGCCCGATACTGGACAGGAACACTAACAGGTTCGCCTGTTTCTGCGCATCCAACAATTCATATCCCTGGATGGATACCGGTTTTATCTTCGTGTCTTTCAGGCGCAGAATACGCGCTTTCAGTTTACGGAATAACCAGTTAGTCAAGCGGAACAGGAAATACTGTCCAACAATTACCAACACAAAATAGAGCACACGCTTTGCCATACGCCAAAGTCCGTGCTCGGCTTTCATCTCATGCAGTTTGGTAATGACACTCTGTTGTCTTTCCTTAGCTAGCGAATCACGGGAAACTCCTTCCCACAAGGCATCCTGATCGGTAAGAGAAAGTAGTACTTTGCTGCCGTACATCAAATCGGAAACTATGTCCGAATGGTCGATAGCAACAGAATCAGGTTGTAGATTAAAGCGTCTTCCTATTTCTTCAATCGCCGCACCGGTCATTTGGGCACGTTGCTGAGGAGTATATCCACCTCGTTTGGTGAAAAGGTAAAATAAGGTATCATCGTCCGCCACTACCG
The Bacteroides luhongzhouii DNA segment above includes these coding regions:
- a CDS encoding mechanosensitive ion channel family protein translates to MEINKIKRSLLVLFFSFLAIGAQAQLEQAVKKIFAGDTITGGHVPLKRDSDSIHLANMQKALEEARLNEANMRMEMEQMKLQMATADSVKYAQQRQRIDSLRQFTKGIPVVADDDTLFYLFTKRGGYTPQQRAQMTGAAIEEIGRRFNLQPDSVAIDHSDIVSDLMYGSKVLLSLTDQDALWEGVSRDSLAKERQQSVITKLHEMKAEHGLWRMAKRVLYFVLVIVGQYFLFRLTNWLFRKLKARILRLKDTKIKPVSIQGYELLDAQKQANLLVFLSSIGRYILMGLQLLFTVPLIFIIFPQTEGLAYQLLGYIWNPIRGIFVGIIDYVPKLFTIIVIWYAVKYLVRLVLYLAREVEAGRLKINGFYPDWAMPTFHIARFLLYAFMIAMIYPYLPGSDSGVFQGISVFVGLIVSLGSSTVIGNIIAGLVITYMRPFKMGDRIKLNDTTGDIIEKTPLVTRIRTPKNEVVTVPNSFIMSSHTVNYSTSAREYGLIIHSEVSIGYDIPWRQVNQILIDAALNTPGVVDDPRPFVLETSLSDWYPVYQINAYIKQADKMAQIYSDLHQNIQDKFNEAGIEIMSPHYMAVRDGNETTTPKEYQKSNNPSNKAGEENRSE